From a single Bacillus gobiensis genomic region:
- a CDS encoding glycosyltransferase encodes MNRSVGIMITTTSGRENVLYWVIKNLCKDITIPFHLYIYNDHAMPLHAILLKLINEQKRNDIKLVLYNDLRKFNNKKIGCGGARHFMFEQAKLKHDIIISLDDDMQLKPKWLEKVEEAMNYFPNHCVFTGVVRGPKGDIQHAGSTLKIENNTLYRSENKEVKSKYHVTEWGPMGCLAFCRSALKDHIVIPSLYIRDDAAFYLLLKRLGINNTIVVSEAEAIHKPIPVLNSNLRIKEEMEKEVIYFREVHGLELGY; translated from the coding sequence ATGAATCGTTCAGTTGGCATTATGATAACAACCACATCAGGTAGAGAAAACGTACTTTACTGGGTGATTAAAAATCTTTGCAAAGACATTACTATCCCATTTCATCTTTATATTTATAATGATCATGCTATGCCGTTGCATGCTATCTTACTCAAACTAATTAATGAACAGAAAAGAAATGATATTAAATTAGTTTTATATAATGACTTGCGAAAATTTAATAATAAAAAAATAGGATGTGGCGGTGCTAGGCATTTTATGTTTGAACAAGCAAAACTGAAGCACGATATAATAATTTCCTTAGATGATGATATGCAATTAAAACCTAAATGGCTAGAGAAAGTTGAAGAAGCAATGAACTACTTTCCGAACCATTGCGTCTTTACAGGTGTAGTCAGAGGACCGAAAGGAGATATTCAACATGCCGGTTCAACATTAAAAATTGAAAATAATACATTGTATCGTTCAGAAAATAAAGAAGTTAAATCTAAATATCATGTGACTGAGTGGGGGCCGATGGGATGTCTGGCATTTTGTCGTTCTGCTTTGAAAGATCACATTGTTATCCCATCTTTATATATAAGAGACGATGCTGCTTTTTATCTTCTTTTAAAACGTCTTGGAATTAATAATACAATTGTGGTTTCTGAAGCGGAAGCAATCCATAAGCCGATTCCAGTTCTAAACTCAAATCTACGTATTAAAGAAGAAATGGAAAAAGAAGTTATCTATTTTAGGGAAGTACACGGTCTGGAACTTGGTTATTAA
- a CDS encoding glycosyltransferase family 4 protein encodes MKILLATYFVVPHTGGVWNYMVQLRKELESLGHEVDLLGQEHNFIYIVNKNRRVEKEKLIPLVNERLSKHKDPSIFSDSFIKRYEFLRHLYEIGVNQIGLQHYDLIHTQDVISTAAINKIRPLGTPLVASLHGSVAHELKHFHIKKSPTSHLAWKYFDNLEFEGATAAECTIVANSWLKKKLNNEYKVPNEQIKVLHYGYDTITFLKRTKAVSPIKPPVNKKVIIYSGRLVELKGIQYLLSSLHQLKSLRNDWICWIVGDGYMMESLKLKTNELGLEKEVIFWGNRDDVPYLLTLSDIFILPSIFENQPLSVIEAQIAGKAAIVSDAGGLPDMVKHGVTGLITKAGDSNKLCTNINYLLEHDEFRKKLGSNAQQWGLSHWSQEKAIKNLLDVYQSSISKKTNKK; translated from the coding sequence ATGAAAATTTTGCTAGCTACTTACTTTGTAGTACCTCATACAGGTGGAGTATGGAATTATATGGTGCAATTAAGAAAAGAGCTTGAGTCATTAGGCCATGAGGTTGACTTATTGGGTCAGGAACATAATTTTATTTATATAGTAAATAAAAATAGAAGAGTGGAAAAAGAAAAATTGATTCCATTAGTTAATGAAAGATTAAGTAAACATAAAGACCCATCAATTTTTTCTGATTCCTTTATTAAGAGATATGAATTTTTAAGGCATTTATATGAGATAGGTGTAAATCAAATAGGGTTACAACATTATGATCTAATTCATACACAGGATGTTATTTCTACAGCTGCTATTAATAAGATACGTCCTTTAGGAACCCCTCTAGTTGCAAGCCTACACGGAAGCGTAGCTCATGAATTGAAACACTTCCACATTAAAAAATCCCCAACTTCTCATTTAGCATGGAAATATTTTGATAATCTTGAGTTTGAGGGAGCAACAGCTGCTGAATGTACGATAGTAGCCAATTCATGGCTGAAAAAAAAATTAAATAATGAATATAAGGTTCCAAATGAACAGATAAAGGTACTCCATTATGGCTATGACACTATTACATTTCTTAAACGAACAAAAGCAGTGTCGCCTATAAAACCCCCAGTAAATAAAAAAGTTATTATTTACTCTGGCCGATTGGTTGAACTTAAAGGTATACAATATCTTTTGTCCTCTCTCCATCAATTGAAAAGTTTACGTAATGATTGGATTTGTTGGATTGTAGGAGATGGTTATATGATGGAATCTTTAAAGCTTAAAACTAATGAACTAGGTTTAGAAAAAGAAGTGATCTTTTGGGGTAATCGAGATGACGTACCTTATTTATTGACACTTAGTGATATTTTTATCCTTCCTAGCATTTTTGAAAACCAGCCGTTATCAGTAATTGAGGCACAAATTGCCGGAAAAGCTGCTATAGTTAGTGATGCAGGAGGATTACCAGATATGGTAAAGCATGGAGTGACAGGATTAATAACTAAAGCAGGAGATTCAAACAAACTATGTACTAATATAAATTATTTACTAGAACATGATGAATTTAGAAAAAAACTTGGTTCTAATGCACAACAGTGGGGGTTATCACATTGGTCCCAAGAAAAAGCTATTAAAAATCTTTTGGATGTATACCAAAGTTCTATATCCAAAAAGACAAATAAGAAATAG